The Deltaproteobacteria bacterium genome has a segment encoding these proteins:
- a CDS encoding tetratricopeptide repeat protein produces the protein MRKKRLITCAIILMIAVTVSWSFAFHGFGAARSKIRGKGYYYFMLGHMNYRNGLLDTAAEYYLKALKFEDREPTIYTELASVYLKKGEFEKAEGYLETALELDPGNKRATELLAGIYSATGKRDEAVALYKELINNYPDEEEAFLQLSTLFAEDKNFEEAERTLGELVEKNPGYFLGYFYLGRTLAAQKKYDEALENYRKAMEIHPSFDSAIIDSAWILDLQGKSDEAAQMYMKAIKLNPSNRLVRERLGQIYILKKEYEKAVDQYETLKSFDMNNVTLRTKLGLLYFESGEIDKAIDEFNFVLTLKPDDFRARMFLGGAYQEKGMIQQAEAEFSKVPEDSEYYRDAIFHLAFLFSKRDEADKAIQSLTKLREKYPEDVEVMLFLGEVYYDNKMHREAEEVLKEAISRVPDNDRAHFLLGVVYDKLGEFELLEKQMKRAIELNPDDATALNYLGYTYADRNVKLDEAETMIKKALDIKPDDGYFIDSLAWVYYRQGKMKAALLELERAIKFVPDDPVVLEHMGDVLRALSRDEEAIQFYERALKNNHENPEVVQNKMKEIGK, from the coding sequence ATGAGAAAGAAACGGCTTATAACATGCGCGATTATCCTGATGATTGCCGTCACGGTCTCCTGGTCATTTGCATTTCACGGCTTCGGTGCTGCGCGGTCGAAGATTCGGGGAAAAGGTTACTATTACTTCATGCTGGGTCACATGAACTACCGTAACGGCCTGCTCGATACCGCGGCTGAGTATTATCTGAAAGCTCTCAAGTTCGAAGACCGTGAGCCCACCATCTATACCGAGCTTGCCAGCGTGTACCTCAAAAAGGGGGAGTTCGAAAAGGCGGAAGGGTATCTCGAGACAGCCCTGGAGCTCGACCCCGGCAACAAGAGGGCCACTGAGCTCCTTGCCGGCATCTATTCGGCGACGGGAAAAAGGGATGAGGCGGTGGCTCTCTACAAAGAGCTCATAAACAACTATCCCGATGAGGAGGAGGCTTTCCTGCAGCTGTCGACGCTGTTTGCAGAGGATAAGAACTTCGAGGAAGCGGAGCGAACTCTCGGGGAGCTGGTTGAAAAAAATCCGGGTTACTTCCTCGGCTACTTTTACCTCGGCAGGACCCTGGCGGCGCAGAAAAAATATGACGAGGCCCTCGAAAATTACAGGAAAGCAATGGAGATACACCCATCCTTTGATAGTGCCATCATCGACTCTGCCTGGATTCTCGACCTCCAGGGGAAAAGCGACGAGGCGGCACAGATGTACATGAAGGCCATCAAGCTGAACCCATCGAACCGTTTGGTGCGGGAGAGGCTCGGCCAGATCTACATTCTGAAGAAAGAATACGAAAAGGCGGTGGATCAGTACGAGACGCTGAAGTCCTTCGACATGAACAACGTCACCCTCCGGACGAAACTCGGGCTCCTCTATTTCGAGAGCGGGGAGATCGACAAGGCAATCGACGAATTCAACTTTGTCTTGACGCTGAAACCCGACGATTTCCGGGCGAGAATGTTTCTCGGCGGGGCATACCAGGAGAAGGGCATGATCCAGCAGGCTGAGGCGGAATTTTCAAAAGTGCCGGAGGACAGCGAATACTACCGTGACGCCATATTTCACCTTGCCTTCCTCTTCTCGAAAAGGGACGAGGCCGACAAGGCGATTCAATCGCTTACGAAATTAAGGGAGAAGTACCCGGAGGATGTTGAGGTCATGCTCTTTCTCGGCGAAGTCTACTACGACAACAAGATGCACAGAGAGGCCGAGGAAGTGCTGAAAGAAGCAATCTCGAGGGTTCCCGACAACGATAGAGCCCATTTCCTCCTCGGTGTCGTCTATGACAAGCTCGGAGAATTCGAGCTCCTGGAAAAGCAGATGAAGCGGGCAATCGAGCTGAATCCCGATGACGCCACGGCACTGAACTATCTCGGCTACACCTATGCAGACAGGAACGTCAAGCTCGACGAGGCGGAGACGATGATAAAGAAGGCCCTGGACATAAAACCCGATGATGGTTACTTCATAGACAGTCTGGCATGGGTCTATTACAGGCAGGGCAAGATGAAGGCGGCCCTCTTGGAGCTGGAGAGGGCCATAAAATTCGTTCCCGACGATCCCGTTGTCCTCGAGCACATGGGAGACGTGCTGAGGGCTCTGTCAAGAGATGAAGAGGCGATCCAGTTTTATGAAAGAGCGCTCAAGAACAACCACGAGAACCCCGAGGTTGTTCAAAACAAGATGAAGGAGATTGGGAAATAA
- a CDS encoding type II secretion system protein GspE: MGSKIKIKKKLGELLIESGMISENDLTEVLAEQKTKRKKVGEILVESGFCTEIEIATALSSQLGMQFIDLKNTAVEPVAIDIIPEKVARKHLIIPTNIDGKDLHVAMADPLSFEAFEDVRFASGFTIQPFVATKSDIIWAIDHHYNLGASLDTLVKDISADKVVEVLHESKEEKRDTEDLRKKSEAAPVIRMVNLIISEAVEIGASDIHIEPDRGNLVIRNRVDGLLRQSIELPKWVQGAVISRIKIMANMDIAEKRLPQDGRIGVRVGGSMLDLRISSLPTHYGEKVVVRILDPANAIISVDALGMEGKNLDKFISLISKPQGIILVTGPTGSGKTTTLYSALTNIKSIEKNITTIEDPVEYELEGISQVAVNEKVGLSFANALRSILRQDPDVIMIGEMRDYEAATIAMQASLTGHLVLSTVHTNSSVATVTRMRNLGIPSYLIASSIIGIIAQRLVRVICPDCKTRDDPDREKLNKLKISDKEKKDVKFYRGKGCSSCGLTGFRGRKGIYEILPFTQKVRELTANDASEANIMQVAVAEGMQTLTQTSIDKALKGITSVDEVVKAIQMEDESGSICAECSAFLGPEFVACPQCGKKVIDTCPSCKKTVDAVWRFCPYCKHDFLESIPIRQTSP; the protein is encoded by the coding sequence GTGGGAAGCAAAATAAAAATAAAGAAAAAACTCGGGGAACTCCTCATTGAAAGCGGCATGATCTCTGAAAATGATCTCACAGAGGTTCTCGCCGAGCAGAAGACGAAGAGGAAAAAGGTAGGCGAAATTCTGGTTGAGTCCGGTTTTTGCACGGAAATTGAGATTGCCACGGCCCTGTCATCCCAGCTCGGGATGCAATTCATCGACCTGAAAAACACCGCCGTCGAACCGGTGGCGATAGACATCATACCGGAGAAAGTTGCGAGGAAACATCTCATCATTCCCACCAACATAGACGGCAAGGACCTGCACGTAGCCATGGCCGACCCCTTGAGCTTCGAGGCCTTCGAGGACGTGCGTTTCGCGTCGGGTTTTACCATTCAACCTTTCGTTGCCACCAAGAGCGACATCATCTGGGCAATCGACCACCACTACAACCTGGGAGCTTCCCTGGACACGCTGGTGAAAGACATATCCGCCGACAAGGTGGTTGAGGTCCTTCACGAATCGAAGGAAGAGAAGCGTGACACGGAAGACCTGAGAAAAAAAAGCGAGGCGGCACCGGTAATAAGGATGGTCAACCTCATCATCTCCGAAGCAGTCGAAATCGGCGCATCGGACATCCACATCGAGCCCGACCGGGGAAACCTCGTTATCAGGAACAGGGTCGACGGCTTGCTGAGGCAAAGCATCGAGCTCCCCAAGTGGGTCCAGGGCGCCGTCATTTCACGAATAAAAATCATGGCGAACATGGATATTGCCGAAAAGAGGCTCCCCCAGGACGGCAGGATCGGCGTTCGCGTGGGGGGGAGCATGCTCGATCTCCGCATATCGAGCCTCCCGACGCATTATGGCGAAAAGGTGGTGGTAAGGATTCTTGACCCCGCAAATGCCATCATCTCCGTCGATGCCCTGGGAATGGAGGGGAAAAACCTCGACAAGTTCATCTCCCTGATCTCCAAACCGCAGGGCATAATTCTCGTTACGGGCCCGACGGGGAGCGGTAAAACCACCACCCTCTACTCGGCTCTCACGAATATAAAGAGCATCGAGAAGAACATCACGACCATAGAAGATCCCGTCGAGTACGAGCTCGAAGGGATAAGCCAGGTGGCGGTAAACGAAAAAGTGGGGCTTTCCTTCGCCAATGCCCTGCGCTCGATACTCCGGCAGGACCCGGACGTGATCATGATAGGTGAAATGCGGGATTACGAGGCGGCGACGATCGCCATGCAGGCCTCATTGACCGGCCACCTCGTGCTGAGCACGGTGCACACGAACAGCTCCGTTGCCACGGTAACGAGAATGCGGAACCTGGGCATCCCCTCCTACCTCATCGCTTCGTCGATAATCGGCATCATCGCCCAGAGGCTCGTCAGAGTCATCTGCCCCGACTGTAAAACGAGGGACGATCCGGACAGGGAAAAGCTCAACAAACTCAAAATAAGCGACAAAGAGAAAAAAGATGTCAAGTTCTACCGGGGCAAAGGATGCTCCTCGTGCGGCCTCACAGGATTCAGGGGAAGAAAAGGGATCTACGAGATTCTCCCCTTTACCCAGAAGGTAAGGGAGCTGACGGCGAACGACGCAAGTGAGGCAAACATAATGCAGGTGGCCGTGGCGGAGGGGATGCAGACCCTCACCCAGACATCTATCGACAAGGCCCTGAAAGGAATCACTTCGGTCGACGAGGTGGTGAAAGCAATCCAGATGGAGGACGAGTCAGGCTCCATCTGTGCTGAATGCAGCGCCTTCCTGGGTCCCGAGTTCGTCGCCTGCCCCCAGTGTGGAAAAAAGGTCATAGACACCTGCCCGAGCTGCAAGAAGACCGTCGACGCCGTCTGGCGGTTCTGCCCGTACTGCAAGCACGACTTCCTCGAATCGATCCCGATCCGCCAGACATCACCCTGA
- a CDS encoding ABC transporter permease subunit: MRRSLLLYDFYRRFTRNRLALSGLVIILFFFFLSLFAGYISPHEPNEFDVQSIFSPPSRAHLMGTDELGRDVLSRMIYGARISLKVGFVAVGIAVLIGTCIGLSAGYFGGIIDTLLMRFVDIMLCFPAFFLILAVIAFLEPSIWNIMIVIGLTGWMGVARLVRAETLSLKSRDFVQAAKALGESDLKIMFRHILPNTLAPILVAATLGVAGAILTESALSFLGIGVQPPTPSWGNILTAGKDNIEFAWWLSLFPGLAILVTVLGYNLLGEGIRDSIDPRLK, encoded by the coding sequence ATGAGGCGGTCGCTGCTTTTGTACGATTTCTACCGGAGGTTCACCAGGAACCGGCTCGCCCTCTCGGGACTCGTGATCATTCTCTTTTTCTTCTTCCTCTCCCTCTTCGCCGGGTACATATCGCCCCATGAACCCAACGAGTTCGACGTCCAATCGATCTTTTCCCCGCCCTCACGGGCACACCTGATGGGAACGGACGAGCTGGGCAGGGATGTCCTGTCCAGGATGATATACGGGGCACGGATATCCCTGAAGGTCGGCTTCGTTGCCGTGGGGATAGCGGTACTCATCGGCACCTGTATAGGGCTGTCTGCAGGCTATTTCGGGGGGATCATCGATACCCTGCTGATGCGCTTCGTGGATATCATGCTCTGTTTCCCGGCCTTTTTCCTGATTCTCGCCGTCATCGCCTTCCTCGAGCCGTCGATATGGAACATCATGATCGTCATCGGTCTCACGGGCTGGATGGGAGTGGCCAGGCTCGTCCGGGCGGAAACCCTGTCGCTCAAGAGCAGGGATTTCGTGCAGGCAGCGAAGGCTCTCGGGGAATCAGACCTCAAGATAATGTTCAGGCACATCCTGCCGAATACGCTGGCGCCCATCCTGGTAGCGGCGACGCTGGGAGTTGCCGGCGCCATACTCACGGAGTCGGCGCTTTCATTTCTCGGCATCGGGGTGCAACCGCCAACGCCCTCGTGGGGAAACATCCTGACGGCGGGAAAGGATAACATAGAGTTTGCCTGGTGGCTTTCCCTCTTCCCGGGGCTGGCCATTCTCGTGACCGTTCTGGGGTATAATCTCCTTGGCGAGGGCATCCGGGATTCTATCGATCCCCGGCTCAAGTGA
- a CDS encoding ATP-binding cassette domain-containing protein, producing the protein MGQSVKEGILELRNIHKRFHLKSTFSSRGGVVKAVSGVTMSLSRGDSFGLVGESGCGKTTLGRVAIRLLRADEGRVHFDGLDITEIPERKLRPLRRRMQIIFQDPYSSLNPRMRVESIIGEGMLIHNLVDRGELKDAVAEVLGRVGLSPDAMSRYPHEFSGGQRQRVCIGRAIALKPDLIVADEPLSALDVSIQAQILNLLVEIREAMGVAYLFISHDLRVVNLLCNKVAVMYLGEIVETGDCDLIFHDPRHPYTKALIGAIPRPVPGKKGRKIVLSGDIPSPIFPPPGCSFHTRCPIAGAICEKEEPLLREVGGRLVSCHFAK; encoded by the coding sequence ATGGGCCAGTCCGTGAAAGAAGGCATATTGGAGCTGCGAAATATCCACAAGCGGTTCCACCTCAAGTCTACCTTCTCCAGCCGGGGGGGCGTCGTCAAAGCCGTATCAGGTGTGACCATGTCCCTTTCCCGGGGAGATTCGTTTGGCCTCGTGGGTGAGTCGGGGTGCGGCAAGACCACCCTCGGGAGGGTGGCGATACGCCTCCTTCGCGCCGATGAGGGGAGGGTGCATTTCGACGGGCTCGATATAACCGAGATCCCCGAGCGAAAGCTCAGACCTCTGCGGCGGAGGATGCAGATTATTTTTCAGGATCCCTACTCCTCCCTGAACCCCCGGATGCGGGTGGAATCCATCATAGGGGAGGGCATGCTCATCCACAATCTCGTTGACCGCGGGGAGCTGAAAGATGCCGTTGCCGAGGTTCTCGGGAGGGTGGGATTGTCCCCCGATGCCATGTCCCGCTACCCCCACGAGTTCAGCGGCGGACAGAGGCAGCGGGTCTGCATCGGGCGCGCGATAGCGCTCAAGCCTGATTTGATCGTGGCCGATGAGCCCCTCTCGGCCCTGGATGTGTCAATTCAGGCTCAGATCCTCAATCTCCTCGTGGAAATAAGGGAGGCGATGGGAGTTGCCTACCTCTTCATTTCCCACGACCTGAGAGTGGTCAACTTATTGTGCAACAAGGTGGCGGTCATGTATCTCGGTGAGATCGTGGAAACGGGAGATTGCGACCTGATCTTCCATGACCCCCGCCATCCCTACACGAAAGCGCTCATCGGAGCCATACCCCGGCCCGTTCCCGGGAAAAAGGGGAGGAAGATAGTGCTGTCCGGTGATATTCCTTCGCCCATATTCCCCCCGCCCGGGTGTTCCTTCCACACGCGGTGCCCGATAGCCGGTGCTATATGCGAAAAGGAGGAGCCCCTGCTCAGGGAAGTGGGGGGGCGCCTCGTCTCCTGCCACTTCGCAAAGTAA
- a CDS encoding peptide-binding protein, whose amino-acid sequence MKADRGRRLSLFIVFLALVLATGCGDRSEKKSAVPPKDVVDIAVGNGGKAPSYGDAIIIGSIGDISGLIPNITSDSASRDIGDFIYDGLVRYDKNLELEGVLAESWEIEEGGLKIVFHLRKDVKWHDGEPFTSKDVLFTYKFMIDPRTPTAYAESFLQVKNAYAPDPHTFVVEYEKPYAPALGSWGLYILPEHRLRDTEDPIKSEQNRNPVGTGAYKFVEWKPAERVVLESNHDYFLGRPYINRIIYRIIPDQATMFLELKAGGVDFMGLTPPQYRRQTEAAEFKKRYNKFRYISFSYTYLGYNLKNPLFKDKRVRQALSHAINRMDILKGVLLGLGVEATTPYKPDTWVHNPGVRKFEYDPEKAKELLAEVGWEDSDGDGILDKDGREFNFTIMTNHGNEARSKTATLIKSYFEKIGVSVKIRIVEWAAFINEFIDKKNFEAVILGWGTGPEPDQYNIWHSSKTGEKELNFISYANPEVDELLEKGRRTFDKEKRREYYWRLQEILAEEQPYNFLYVGESLPAVHKRFRNIEPAPAGITYNFIEWYVPESEIRHTKF is encoded by the coding sequence ATGAAGGCTGACAGGGGCAGGAGGCTATCTCTTTTCATCGTATTTCTCGCTTTGGTCCTTGCGACGGGCTGTGGTGATCGAAGCGAAAAAAAGAGCGCTGTGCCGCCGAAGGATGTCGTCGATATTGCCGTTGGGAACGGAGGCAAGGCTCCCTCCTACGGAGACGCGATCATCATCGGCTCGATCGGGGACATATCGGGGCTCATCCCGAACATCACCTCCGATTCGGCTTCCCGCGACATAGGCGATTTCATATATGACGGCCTCGTACGGTACGACAAGAACCTCGAGTTAGAGGGAGTTCTCGCCGAATCGTGGGAGATCGAGGAGGGGGGGTTGAAGATCGTCTTTCACCTGAGGAAAGACGTGAAGTGGCACGACGGGGAGCCCTTTACCTCGAAAGATGTGCTCTTTACCTACAAGTTCATGATCGATCCGCGGACGCCGACGGCATATGCGGAGTCATTCCTGCAGGTCAAGAATGCCTACGCTCCCGATCCCCACACATTTGTCGTCGAGTATGAAAAGCCCTATGCGCCCGCCCTCGGGTCGTGGGGGTTGTACATCCTTCCCGAACATCGGCTGCGGGACACGGAGGACCCCATAAAGAGCGAGCAGAACAGGAACCCGGTGGGTACGGGAGCGTATAAGTTCGTGGAGTGGAAACCCGCGGAGAGAGTGGTGCTCGAGTCGAATCACGATTACTTTCTTGGCAGGCCCTACATAAACAGGATTATTTACCGGATCATCCCCGACCAGGCAACCATGTTTCTCGAACTCAAGGCAGGCGGGGTTGATTTCATGGGCCTTACGCCTCCCCAGTACCGAAGGCAGACCGAGGCTGCGGAGTTCAAGAAGAGATACAATAAGTTCAGGTACATCTCCTTCTCCTACACCTATTTGGGATACAACCTGAAAAACCCCCTCTTCAAGGACAAGAGGGTCAGGCAGGCCCTGTCTCACGCCATAAACAGGATGGACATACTCAAGGGCGTTTTGCTCGGGCTGGGCGTTGAGGCCACGACTCCCTATAAACCCGACACATGGGTCCATAACCCGGGCGTGAGGAAGTTCGAGTATGACCCGGAGAAGGCGAAGGAACTGCTCGCGGAAGTGGGGTGGGAGGATTCGGACGGAGACGGGATTCTCGACAAGGATGGAAGGGAGTTCAACTTCACGATCATGACGAACCACGGGAACGAGGCCCGTTCCAAAACCGCCACCCTCATCAAGTCCTATTTTGAAAAGATAGGCGTTTCGGTGAAGATCCGGATTGTGGAGTGGGCGGCCTTCATAAACGAGTTCATAGACAAAAAGAACTTCGAGGCGGTCATTCTCGGCTGGGGTACCGGTCCCGAGCCCGACCAGTACAACATATGGCATTCGAGCAAGACGGGTGAGAAAGAATTGAATTTCATAAGTTACGCCAACCCCGAGGTGGATGAACTTCTCGAGAAGGGAAGAAGGACCTTCGACAAGGAAAAGAGGAGGGAGTACTACTGGCGGCTCCAGGAGATCCTGGCTGAAGAGCAGCCCTACAATTTCCTCTATGTGGGCGAGTCTCTCCCCGCCGTCCACAAAAGGTTCAGAAACATCGAGCCCGCGCCTGCGGGTATCACGTACAACTTCATCGAATGGTACGTCCCGGAAAGTGAAATCCGCCACACAAAATTCTGA
- a CDS encoding ATP-binding cassette domain-containing protein, with amino-acid sequence MTDTISVENITCGFDVEGRKLYAVRDVTFSIRERETFALVGESGCGKTLTALSIMRLLPQPGGFIESGRIMFGERDLISIDEKQMREVRGKEISMIFQEPMTSLNPVFTIGYQIAEVYTAHGVCGWREGMERAEDMLARVKIPDSGRRIRDYPHQLSGGMRQRVMIAMALALNPSLLIADEPTTALDVTVQAQILELIEEIKEAFGMTVLLITHDMGIVAEVAHRLAIMYLGKVVEMGTVADIFEDPLHPYTRGLLLSIPSLERKKRRLEPIPGIVPDLTSLPPGCPFFERCQERIPELCDVAFPETRDYGNGHLCACYWVERGGGR; translated from the coding sequence GTGACCGACACCATATCTGTTGAAAATATCACCTGCGGTTTCGATGTGGAGGGCCGGAAGTTGTATGCCGTCAGGGACGTGACTTTTTCCATTCGCGAGAGGGAGACCTTCGCCCTTGTCGGGGAATCTGGGTGCGGAAAGACGCTCACGGCGCTCTCCATAATGCGTCTTCTCCCCCAGCCCGGTGGTTTCATCGAGTCGGGACGGATCATGTTTGGGGAAAGGGACCTCATCTCCATCGATGAGAAGCAGATGCGTGAGGTTCGGGGAAAGGAGATCAGCATGATATTTCAGGAGCCCATGACTTCGCTGAACCCCGTCTTTACCATCGGTTACCAGATAGCGGAGGTCTACACGGCACACGGCGTTTGTGGCTGGCGGGAGGGAATGGAGAGGGCCGAGGATATGCTTGCCCGCGTTAAAATTCCCGATTCCGGCAGGCGGATTCGAGATTACCCCCATCAGCTGAGCGGGGGGATGCGCCAGCGGGTGATGATTGCAATGGCGCTGGCCCTCAACCCCTCTCTCCTCATAGCCGACGAGCCGACGACGGCCCTCGATGTTACCGTCCAGGCCCAGATCCTCGAGCTGATCGAGGAGATAAAGGAGGCCTTCGGGATGACCGTTCTGCTCATCACCCACGACATGGGCATCGTCGCCGAGGTGGCGCACAGGCTGGCCATTATGTACCTTGGAAAAGTGGTCGAGATGGGCACCGTGGCAGACATTTTCGAGGATCCACTGCACCCGTACACGAGGGGGCTTCTTTTGTCTATCCCTTCCCTCGAAAGAAAGAAAAGGAGGTTGGAGCCTATCCCCGGGATCGTGCCCGATTTGACCTCCCTCCCCCCGGGGTGCCCGTTCTTCGAAAGGTGCCAGGAGAGAATACCGGAACTGTGCGATGTTGCCTTTCCCGAGACGCGCGACTACGGGAATGGCCACCTCTGCGCATGTTACTGGGTGGAGAGAGGGGGGGGCAGGTAA